The window TAGCTGAATGCATTCACTTGTCAACTTGTGAAATCACACCGCATCCTGCCCTTATCCTTGTAGTGGCATGCTTATGGAGTTGCTTAATCAATTCTTTCCACTTTTGATGTGGTCTGAAGGGTCCTATAGTCATGAATATCCACGCTTTAACATCCCTTCTCCTGTCAGGTCATCAAATTTACCAAAGATGCGTGTCTAGTGAACCCATATTTAAAGTTGGTGACATTCGCGTGTCTTACGCAGCATTCGTGGAATGAGAACGTGATACTGAAGGAGAGGTTAGCCATCAAGAACACTATGTTTTTTCGTTAATGTGGATTTGTCAGTCACTTCTTTGTGTTAAACCTGACAAAATCTCCAAAGGGTGCGTCGGCCTAGTTAACCTTCTTACATCTGGAACACAAATAACACTTGCTCATTTTCTACTTAGTCATGTTTACGGCAATATGTATACTTTCGACTTCCGCTGGTCCACAGTTAGATGACAACCCTTTCTGGTTACTCCAACCATGGCTTTGAATTAGACCAAACATCATGACTGAAATAATATTTTATTCTTCCGCATTTTTCATCAATATCTCTATAACGTCTAAGATTTTTACTATTTTcgatttcaaaaatcctaaaaaaataaaataaaatactataattaacttatattgtcacttaatgaccattaacacttgaTGTTAGCATATACGCGGTTATTACCAGTAAATAACTGCATAAATCCGATTAATTAACCGTAGGAAGCTAACGAATTCACCTAATCACTTAAACCTCGAGTCTAGCATCGTGATTTATTCATTTATGCTCCAAATCTAGCTGACTTATCACTGACTAATTAAGATAaccacaactaaataaagacctgcCAAAAGCTGGGATAACTAGGGGTCAGATCAAACCAAACTGACctagttactcctttagcctaagaaccaacggtttagagtaattaGGACTGAATTGTAATTTATGTTAATTACAAATAGGTCACACTAAAACTTAACTAATCCACACCATAATCATCACGTGCAAGAAATCTCGCTATCTAATTTCTTccaaaaatgccctgattatttaaataagctctaaaccgctcgtcaGTGGGCCATTAAACTTGAGATTATATAAAGACGtttgtcttattgggcttgatgtccattgtgGGACATCGAGTCGAGATTATGTATCAAATCGCTCAACTTTAACTCACAAGCccagtgcatgagatgtgtgaatatttttgagattaatcaagaacttaagttaattgtctaTATCCCGCATTTTCCAAAGTCGTGGCTTTTAAATCGTTAGATGATGACTAAATTTAGGGCTCTAATCAAAATTATTACCATTCTCACATCCGTATAGTTATAGACCGGTCGACGCTAGGTGACCGTCAATATGAGTTAGGACTTTCTCGACTGATCAGCACGTCCGATCATCGAATGGTTATGTCTAAACATAGATCGCCTAGTGACACACTGCTCTCATGGATTCGATGGACATATACACCTCCCCCTTGGGTTCCATTGGTTGAAAACCTCTCTTAAGGTTAATATAATGAACGAAGGGCTATTGGGGCCATTTGTGCATAATATGCCACTATAAATACCATTTTATttcacaccccctctccccatacaaaTTTGCCATAGAATTtagggagaatgagagaaaggaagagatgaagggggagagagagaaatagaggaagagatagagagagagagggagagagagagagaggggtcatTTTGTTTGCTTGCATCAGAATTCCTTTAATAAAGCCTAAGCTATTACCGTTTTCTTCTATCGAATCCACCCATACGTGCGATCAAAGGTAAGAAATGCTCTCTACTTCTCAATTAAACTACATCATGTTAGATTATATGAATCTTACCTAAGTTTCATTTGATTTGATTAGGAATTAGTGTTTTCCCCCAAACTTTAACCCTAAGTGTGATTAGGTCACGTGAAACCCTCTAAAGTGTAGACCATTATTCATGCGTTGTCATTTATCAACCATTAAAGGTCttaattaatgatttattgttcGTAAATAGCTTGGTGTATGttaacatgttcatatttcaattTGATCGTAACGTGTCATTGGTTGTTTAAGGATGCTCACATGTTGGAtaaaaatgcctaagtgattgaatgtattgttctattgatgctcacatgtttgataaaatgcttaagtgAATGTGTGGTTTTATTGATGCTCGCATATTTGACAAAATACTCAAGTGAGTGTGATGTTTCTATTAATTCTtacatgtttaatgaaatgcctaagtagtAGTGTCATTGAATTTATGCTTCATATGAAATCTCGTTATGACTGCATGATGAATTGATGGTCCGTAGTTATGTTTAAAATTGCTTACAATTTTGGAACAGTCGGCTAACCGCCCGAAATaaggggtggcccgagttaggACGGCCGCCCTAAACTTGTTCAATCGACCTATATCGAACACGGACAACCAACAATAGTTGGACTACGCGGGATGCTTGTACCCAATGCCGATTGCGTCACGATTATTCGAGGTTAATCAAATTAGTCTATCAGCCggctgatcatgtatgttcacgaTATATGATACGACCAAATGAAATCTAGGATATCTCATTCTCATTGAACGAGTCTATTTTTAACCATTAGCAATGCgatccacaagactcatgagccgggcatggtgatatgggacactgtgtccgagctggggtgacgagcctccccgtagtgaccaataagTAATCATGAAGGCTATGAGTCTATTATATCATAAATGGAATGGATGCGGTGATCACACCACAATTGCATTTGGGTGACGATTCTTACATCAATTGTGATCATCCTCCACCATGTTGATGAGGTGACTAACCATGTGTCATCTGGGTTGCGTCATCTGAGTCCTTTGAGATTGGGCAGACCAGTTTATTGGGCCAGTGTTAGTCCCGCATTAGCCGGAGAGTCATCGCTTGAGTGATGAACCCAAAAACAAATTAAGGGACATAAGCGAGGAACCGCTACAATCGCCCCGAGCCTTGTGATCCAATTGagaccacaataaaatggtggtaccctaaaatcgaagcatatccaaagttcaaaggaagaccacaccacaggaaactttgTGCAttgaatgcctattgttgaaaacaTATTGgtgctacggaagttttggatcaagttgatacttgtttttacccttcatccacgtctttttaaccttatgaatatttatgatgataaataaacatcactgtgggccataggaagtttcaaggtggacatcattattcccactacttCTGGTGGTATGGCCTGCTTGCGCTTCGGATGTGATTTGATTTTGGTATAATGTGCTAAAATGATCCATACAAACATATGTGCAAAAtgggtaagacacatacatccatggtggcccccacaagagtttactcaatatgcttaGGAATACTAACTCATAAAGCAATCTCCTTCCTTCTAGCCCTGGAGCTAGAGGTGGGCGAGATGGACTCGATCCGtcggatctgacccgatccgacccaatccgCCTTGATTCGAATAGAACCGATGGCCTAGATCAGTCAGGTTCGGGTAGGATTGGGCAGATCCGAACGGATTCGGGTAGATAGCAAATCCGACTGAACCAAATCGAAATCCGATCTGATTAgatccgatccgattcgatccgCTAATTTCCAGTGCCCGGGTATCATCAccgctgtttcttatggtatggaaaaacCTATGAATAGTGGACGTGGATTGCATACTACCCTCACCAGTCCCTATCTCCGAACGGGCAATTCTGtgagtggccccaccatgatgtatctgtacatccaaaccgtcaatcccttttcttagattattttaaggcatgaacacaaaaatgagacatatctaacgctcaagtggactacaccaaataataatcttggttgcattaaaatgcagaAAGCATTGAACGCCAGTTGCATAAAATGCAAGATCatcacggtgtggtccatttgatcgttggatctgtcttatttttattttgatgcctttaaataatatgagaaaagggatagacggtttggatgtatagatacatcacggtgggcccgcccacagaactgcctgtttggagctagggatgggcgggggtagtacgcataGCTGTAggcatgtgtcgtgcgaagatgagcactgacgctcctcgagctctgagttgtacgaatggttcaaaggagatcaaagttatatgggccccacagtgatgtatttattatatctacaccgttcatatagttttagagatcattatagagtattattcaaaaaataaatcatatccaaagatcatctggacaacaccacaaatagcagctgagAATGATttttcaagtgtggtccacttgatagtcagatttatcttatttttcgtctcaagccttaaaatgagctcgctaaacggatggacggttaaTATATAACAAATATCCCATGACATGATATATAACCTGAACCtgcagaacttgctaacgtgaaAGCTTGCACAACATGTTACAGTTGCTATGATGTTCGCAGCTATAacgcctaaaccctaaaccctaacgcctcgagctctgagttatacgaacggttcaaatgataTCAACgttgcatgggccccacaatgatgtattttttatatctataccgtttattcatttttcgtgatcattttagatcatttagagaaaaatgaatcatatctagagctcaaatggaccacaccaaaaataataacaaggataatgattttcaccattaaaaaagttGATCCGAATCGCacctaacccgatccgactcggtttccctgatcgagttggactcggtttgggtcaggccaacaGTGTGTTGGATCGGATCGAATCGTATGTCCCGGATCCGGTCCCAGATTGGATCAAGTTCAGGTCAGTCCAGCTAGATTTCAGACCGAATCAGATTAGACCCAATCCGATCGGACTCGGTCCGATACCCACCTTTACCTGGAGCCTACATTCAAGTAAAAAGGGTCTCAATATTCGTTCGTTGGGATAATGAATTTAAGGGTGGCAATAAGTCGGGTttgaacccaaacccaacccacgaCCCTTCACCTgtgacctgacccaacccagttaaaaattcatcaagcccGACCTGACCCATTTAATCATAAATGGGTCGGGTTCAACTAACCCGATTAAATGGGTCACAGGTAGGCGTAACCATCCCAGctcttccctatggtgtggtccacctgatggacggttccaATCTCACTCACGTTCAGTCCCTCCGCATGCTATTTGGGGCACaataaaccgttcatatggttctCAAATGATGGTTACGTGTCAATCAGGCCATCAAAATTCTCGTTCTCATTTTGGACTGAGCATAGTTGATCCAACGTGCTCAATTGTAGATGTTGCATTTTGACTCGTCGGCATCTGcatcacctatctggaccgtTTGTTAGGTCCCCTGCACTGTTCCTAGGATGGCCTAAAAAAATCAGACTCATCAGACGATCTGAACGTTCTAACAGGTTGTATCTAAAGTGGATGGATAATATGGACATTATACGATCCAATTgctctgatttttttttcaaaaccgtCAAAATAAAATAGTATTGACATCTTGAACGGTTCAAATAGGTGATGTAGAAGCTAAAACGTGCATGAGAATATTaggatttaaatatatatatttttgttgttAGTTTTAAACATCAGCTTTCATAGCTCAGTTGGTTAGAGCACCCGTTTAGTAAGCGGGAGGTCTTGagttcaaatctcaatgaaagcATTTAATAATACATTTCTTATCTCCTTACTCAGTggttgtttgtttttttgttttttgttttttattgtttttgtaaattttctCTTGCCCCTTAAAAATTTCACATAGCAAAATCCATGCAAGTCCATTCATCAGATAGACCAAGTGATGAGCCCTACTCGACTTTGCATTGGGTTTGGACCTATTATCAACTTGGCTTTTGGAATGGGCTGggactcatctctctctctctctctctgttaatttgtggcccacttgatcaatggaaaTATCAGGAACATTCAGGTGAGAAAAAGAGAAGCTATCCATTTTTGGGCAAGCATGTGTCCAACCAAAATTTTGGGCCTTGCTTGGAAAATTAGGGCCCAGGTCTGACCCAAACCTCGCCCACTACCACCTTAATATAACCTGTTCGCCGATGCATCCCCCACCCTTTAAAAATGCCCTATACCAACATCCATGCCAATCCATTCATAGGGCAAGTCAAGTGAATATAAGCTAAGGGTGCAAATGGGTTGGTTCAGGTGAAGGTGAGGGGGCTTAGGACCCAATCTATTTAAGAATTGGGTCAGAATATTGGACCCAAACCCAATCCATTAAAATTCAGGTTGGGTAAAAAATAGCTGACCCATTTATTTAATGTGTCCTATCTTCGACTCAGATCTCACCCATTTATCACATGGGCTGGGTCTGCATCAGGCTTCTAAATTACAATTTGAGTTTCCACACAAATAATGATAGAAAATATCCAATTAGTGGTGTCTCTCAATTTTGATGGTAAAAATTAAAATGGTTTTAGTATATTCTCAAATGAAAACGGGCCTACAAAATACAGTGGCCCCACATTTGAATAAATTGAGGGCGTGTTGGTTTGGACCAGTATTCTctgttaggtggggtccaccatgtgaTGGGTTGTTGCGGTGGTCCTGCAGCAAAAGCGTCCGAAGGCCAGGAGGTGCAGTTGTTCATTGAGAGATCTTTGGTCCACTACCCATTCAGTGTCCATTCGTTTGTAGATGTTGCACACATCTCCACCGCCACAAAATATTAGCATCTTATAGCTGGCATACAAATTGACTGTTGAAAAAGAAACCATAGACATGGTTCCATAGGGCAGAGTTAGCCCACCAATCAGCTTGGCTGGGGTTGGTTGCTGTAAAACCATCATCAGTCCACCCAACATTCATGTACGGGGCCCTTGAGAGATGAACAACTAGCCACTGAAAGGTTGATCCCATCCCACCCACAGGAATTCTTCAtgatcaaagccttatcccaatccaTCAAGGACGGCTGCGTGAATCCCATTCTATCCTTTCCACTTCATCAGTGGAACCACAGGTCGAGAaaacttctctcatggaagaaaaaaggagaagaaaaagaaaggaaaagctaGTACGTCTGGGGAGCAGCAGACAGCTTGATGTCCATGCAAATCCCAAAATGAAATCTCGTCCATCCATCCTTAGGAGAAAACAGAAAAAAGTCAGGAGAAAAACGATTGGAAGCTTGTGGATTGGGCTTGAAGAAATCAATAATTAGAATGAGTATACATTGTACTCATTCACTGAAGAAACAGGAGGCTCATATCTACTGCAAGGCAAAGTCAGCACTAcgggttttctttttctttctttcttcttcttcttcttcttcttcttcttctatttttttttgcaaaaaaacaaaaaaaaaaagggcaagcATCAGCTGCCAAACTCAAGATCGGCGGTATCTATCAATCACTGCAACGATAGAAATCAGTTGCACTCAACTCATCAATGTTAAGGCACAGAATACTAATCTAACATTTACATCTCGTTGCCAACTTTGACTTTGTATGGAAGATGTGCCTTTGGACATCTTGTTTTCTGCACAATCAGTACTCTGGCTGGCCATGGATAGCCTCCATTCGATTTCGCATGCCAGTTTGGGAGAAAACCCCCAAATCAAGACGGTAACCTTACTCCTTTCAAGTAAATTTCAAATGTCCATCTTGCAGGAGAACATGAAGGAGCTGATGTGGCCAAAACATTGGTTACACGGATATCCAGATTTCCAAAGATGGCTGTCTGAAAGAAGCAAAAGAGGCCCAAATCTCCTTTGGGAGTTGCCTATAATAGATGGGTGAGCAGGTAGAAACATCCCACCCAATTCAGACTCTTCCAAAGCTGATATTCTCTGTGGAGCATGCAAATGTGGGTACTGATCCAAATGGCAGAAATGGACCCTACACATTTAATAGTACGGATGGTGATGATAGACGGGTGCctgagctgctgctgctgctggtgccaCATTGCCCATGCGAGAGCTGCCATAATATGATTCACCTTCCAAAACAATGTCAGCAAACTGATATAGATTTCCTGGGTCCCTGTGGGATGGCAGCATCGATGCAGACGGCTCTGGTAAGCTTTGCGGCACAGCTGAAGGCAGGAATCCACCTAATAAGCTCTGCCCAACTGAGTGGCTGTTGAAGGCTCCTTCCCTGTGCCACTCATATGACCTGATCCCGTTGTCTACAAATGGCCTGCTGCTGTTTCCAATTGGCAGCCCACCACCAATCCCAGCATATGGACCCACACCGCTTGATGTCGATGGCCCAAGATCGCTACCTGTCAATGGTCCAACTCCTGCTGGCAACACACCACCAATTCTCATTGATGGGCTGTGAACATTAGTGGTCAGCAGCCCCATGCTGCTTCTATCAGAAAGCGCCCCAGCAGGTTTTACCAAGGCACCTGAGTATGCATTGACCAGGCCTGGGAATTTAGGGTCAAACAAGATCTTGGGCTGTGGTGGAGATGGCACAACTGCAGGTGTAGGTTGTCCTGGGAACGGTGTGTTTACAGTATTAGGCTGATGACGCTTAGCTGCTAGATGTTTTGCATTCTCTGAGGACCCTAGCTCCTTGGCTTTCCTCTTCTGAGCTGCTCTTTCCTGTGCCTTCACAACAAGGTCTGAGATATGTTTCTCTAATGTGGCAATTTTCTCATTGATCTTCCAATGAGCAAGCTCGTCAGCATTGAGCCTGAAGTCCTCCACACACTTGACAACTGATTTCAGAGCGGCCAGTTTCTTCTTACAAACTTCCTTCTGCTGCAGCAGGTCACAGCATGGCAGCATGAGAAAAGTGACAAACCCCAATGCATGTGTTGTAGGAGTTCCTAGTAGTAGTAGTAATagcaataaaaataataaaagagcaTACCAGTGCTTCTGGCGAACCCTGTCCTTCTTTCCTCATTTTCTTTGCAGTTTTATCAGTTACGCGTAAGAAGGATGACAACATGGCCTGAGGGGAGAACTTGTCTTTGAGCTCCAATTTGCAGACAAGACCAACGGCTGCGGTATGCATCCCATTTTTCTCCATCCATGGAATGATATCTGTGGAATGAATGAGAGAGTAAGAAGCTAATAAAGCAACGAGTAGGGTGACCATTTAGTAGGGCCGAGAAGAACACTACAAAgtacaaagaaaaagaaactgcAACCGATCGATGCTTAAGCAATATTATCAAAAGAATGGTTGGTAGATTGCAAGCAGAGAATCAagcaaatgttttggatcaaaatgaatcGTAACATCAGAAGGTGAGATTGCAAGATTGTTTCTCAATCCTAATGTTTTtagaatataaaaaataatataacaaaGTCTAACAAGTAGACACATTGCATAGCTTAATCGGTTGTGCTGTGTAACAAACATGAGGTCTCAGATTCAGTCCTAGATTCATTAacacacaaaataaataaataaataaataaagaaaaagtaataaaaaaaaaataaaagctaTGCAAAGacttaaggcatgagacaaatgtatcataaaatcagtttggtttcatgaTTGGGAGGTTTACCACTGAAGCTATTTTTGTAcgtagacaattgatggagaaatatattGAGAGGAAGGAAAGGATCTCCACATTGTCTTTATTCACATAGAGAAAGCATACGATAAGGTCCCTAGGGAGTTAGTCTGGTGGTTGTTGGGAAAGAAATGAGTCtgaagaggatatattgacattgtTAAGGATATGTACAAGGGAGTGGTAAAAAAAGTGAGGACCACTAgtagagagacaagtgagttcccaattactgtaGGCTTAAGCCAGGGGTTGGCATTGAGCCTGTACCTTTTCACATTGGTTATGGTCGAGTTAATgggcatttgcaagaagagattccatgatgtatgttgtttgcaaatgacatagaCGAGATGCGGGATGGCATAAACACAACGCTAGATTTTTAAGGGATGCTTTAGAAATTAGAATCTAAAAGATTTAAAACTAgctaggcaaaaaaaaaaaaaagagagagtatgtgaagtgcaattttagtaataataggtgggaaaatgaggaattagttaatattgctgaccaagaagttttCTGAAATGACTACTTTTGATACCTTAGGTCAATAATTCACAAgtggagagattgaaaaggatTTTGCCCACAGAATTCAAGTTGGGTGGTAGAAATAGAGatatgcctctggagttttatgtgattattGTGTACCACTTAAAACGGAAggagaaattttataggatatctATAAGACTAGCAATGCTTTATGTGAcaaaatgttgggtagttaaaGAACAACATGCTCATAGGAtgtgtagttgaaatgaggatgttgagatggatgagtggcaagatgagaagatagaattagaaatgaacgcattcaagggaacttaagagtagtaccaataggtaataagatgagggaaagtagacttagatggtttggtgatgtgcaacggagaccaagaaccgcGCTAATTAGAAAGAATGAGTTGGTATAGCTTGAAGGCTCtcaagggcaaggggaaggcccaaaaggacatggatggaggctgtaagaaaagacttgatgacttatggtctaagttctaattgaaggtctctggcccttgatagagtggaatagcataataggattcatgtagccgaccccaaatTGGATTAGGgttagatgatgggaaaaaaacaTGGTCAAATCCATCATGTTCTAACATTCGGCATAAAAAAATGTTGTCATATTATAACATTCATCTATCTCTACATGGTGTTGAACTGTACAGAACATCTGGAAACAATCAGGCACCAGAAAGAAGCCAATTCAGTATGTTTCTTGCATATCCATTGCATCTACCTCCAGTCCGAAGCATTTGTGAAACATTATGCAATTCCCTGTTTATTATTTCATCTGAAATTTATGCTGAAGCTGCTGCTCTCCTCCAAGGGATTAGACTAGTTATCAATCACAATCCAAGTACAATCATCATCAATGGTGATTCAAGTAAGGTGATTGGTTGGATTAAATCGCGGTGAAGTCCTTCTAGTGGGCAATCTCATTGACGAGGCCTCTGATTCCTGCTCATCCATGTCAGTGTCATTTGCCCATGTGCACCGTTCAGCTAATTTGGAGACGGATTGGTTAGCTGAGGGAGTTATCAGAGATGGAATTCTGATTGTAGACAGTACAAGGGGGTGTCCGTGTGCTCCTGTTTGTGGTTGTatctgttttttctttctttcttttct is drawn from Magnolia sinica isolate HGM2019 chromosome 5, MsV1, whole genome shotgun sequence and contains these coding sequences:
- the LOC131246462 gene encoding protein FRIGIDA-like isoform X2; its protein translation is MKTDQTPPPALAVRIKEEQSYSSSSGAPMEKQPSALSTPIKIEQCASPSAAALPASHASSSAAVAAPSIQASSAIIPAIEAGPAAMAAGDADPPLLKSVSNLRGLSSALFTFTLRFDELRLHLNSIKDSIDKRSKELDTEETSQAERNPPSKSLAEPPLPVLADHPPPKLDVICQSMHGRTLRKYVATRLPQIQMLREEVPDALKRAAPEPARLVLDSLCRFYIQGSKAFADHKSRAVILRRASIRILEFFLLAGCPKVEPPVKAEAEKAADAWRNRLVREGGISTAYSEDAMGLLLLVAAFGLASVFRTDDLCVLVQMSKVWKRAMVICRSPQILEMIQDIIPWMEKNGMHTAAVGLVCKLELKDKFSPQAMLSSFLRVTDKTAKKMRKEGQGSPEALKEVCKKKLAALKSVVKCVEDFRLNADELAHWKINEKIATLEKHISDLVVKAQERAAQKRKAKELGSSENAKHLAAKRHQPNTVNTPFPGQPTPAVVPSPPQPKILFDPKFPGLVNAYSGALVKPAGALSDRSSMGLLTTNVHSPSMRIGGVLPAGVGPLTGSDLGPSTSSGVGPYAGIGGGLPIGNSSRPFVDNGIRSYEWHREGAFNSHSVGQSLLGGFLPSAVPQSLPEPSASMLPSHRDPGNLYQFADIVLEGESYYGSSRMGNVAPAAAAAQAPVYHHHPYY
- the LOC131246462 gene encoding protein FRIGIDA-like isoform X1, translated to MKTDQTPPPALAVRIKEEQSYSSSSGAPMEKQPSALSTPIKIEQCASPSAAALPASHASSSAAVAAPSIQASSAIIPAIEAGPAAMAAGDADPPLLKSVSNLRGLSSALFTFTLRFDELRLHLNSIKDSIDKRSKELDTEETSQAERNPPSKSLAEPPLPVLADHPPPKLDVICQSMHGRTLRKYVATRLPQIQMLREEVPDALKRAAPEPARLVLDSLCRFYIQGSKAFADHKSRAVILRRASIRILEFFLLAGCPKVEPPVKAEAEKAADAWRNRLVREGGISTAYSEDAMGLLLLVAAFGLASVFRTDDLCVLVQMSKVWKRAMVICRSPQILEMIQDIIPWMEKNGMHTAAVGLVCKLELKDKFSPQAMLSSFLRVTDKTAKKMRKEGQGSPEALQKEVCKKKLAALKSVVKCVEDFRLNADELAHWKINEKIATLEKHISDLVVKAQERAAQKRKAKELGSSENAKHLAAKRHQPNTVNTPFPGQPTPAVVPSPPQPKILFDPKFPGLVNAYSGALVKPAGALSDRSSMGLLTTNVHSPSMRIGGVLPAGVGPLTGSDLGPSTSSGVGPYAGIGGGLPIGNSSRPFVDNGIRSYEWHREGAFNSHSVGQSLLGGFLPSAVPQSLPEPSASMLPSHRDPGNLYQFADIVLEGESYYGSSRMGNVAPAAAAAQAPVYHHHPYY